The Microbacterium horticulturae genome has a window encoding:
- the cofC gene encoding 2-phospho-L-lactate guanylyltransferase — MPRSAEFCADWAVVIPVKPSAHGKSRLTGVDDRAALARAIALDTIEAASRACAVVVVTADAEVAAAARALGARVVDETAPTGLNAAIAAGVDAAGPGHRAAMLGDLPALRPVDLADALRRASALDRAVVPDAEGTGSTLITARAGVAWAAAFGADSLRRHVELGCTVLDAGPSLRRDVDTPDQLAAAARLGLGVRSTALTRHRYPGEEVTPTEEKDGRR, encoded by the coding sequence CGGTCAAGCCGTCCGCGCACGGCAAGTCGCGCCTGACCGGGGTCGACGATCGCGCAGCACTGGCGCGCGCCATAGCGCTCGACACGATCGAGGCGGCCTCCCGGGCATGCGCGGTGGTCGTGGTCACTGCCGACGCCGAGGTCGCCGCCGCGGCGCGTGCCCTTGGCGCTCGGGTGGTCGACGAGACCGCGCCGACAGGGCTGAACGCGGCGATCGCGGCGGGGGTGGATGCCGCCGGCCCGGGTCATCGCGCGGCCATGCTCGGTGACCTGCCGGCGCTGCGCCCTGTGGACCTCGCCGACGCGCTGCGGCGGGCTTCGGCGCTCGATCGCGCGGTGGTGCCCGACGCCGAAGGCACCGGGTCGACCCTGATCACCGCGCGCGCCGGTGTGGCGTGGGCTGCGGCGTTCGGGGCTGACTCGCTGCGCCGGCACGTCGAGCTGGGATGCACCGTGCTGGATGCCGGGCCTTCCCTGCGTCGGGATGTCGACACCCCCGACCAGCTTGCGGCCGCGGCCCGCCTCGGACTCGGCGTGCGATCGACGGCGCTCACGAGGCACCGTTACCCTGGGGAAGAAGTCACCCCGACCGAGGAGAAGGACGGCAGACGATGA
- a CDS encoding WXG100 family type VII secretion target gives MSDRITIDFTQVADAADQLSSAASRIDGILTTLDQKLDGLETEWTGAAFESYRRMRQDWCTHMAALQARLASYAKVLETSGSAMHKTESTLAKSF, from the coding sequence ATGAGCGACCGGATCACGATCGATTTCACCCAGGTCGCCGATGCGGCCGACCAGCTGTCGTCGGCGGCTTCCCGCATCGATGGCATCCTCACGACGCTCGACCAGAAGCTCGACGGCCTCGAGACGGAGTGGACCGGCGCGGCGTTCGAGTCCTACCGGCGGATGCGGCAGGACTGGTGCACCCACATGGCCGCTCTGCAGGCGCGGCTCGCATCGTACGCGAAGGTGCTTGAGACCAGCGGCAGTGCGATGCACAAGACGGAGTCGACACTGGCGAAGTCCTTCTGA
- a CDS encoding YbaB/EbfC family nucleoid-associated protein, with product MTEERDAAEQIVRIEGMRQAIASSGGVARSADGSVRVRVGPGGLLEQLEISPRAVTLGPRAVSKLIVDTLREALVALEQNVVSAVAEADAGAAGTQTLAEFRRGLSGPLTALGGGDSQTR from the coding sequence ATGACTGAGGAACGTGACGCAGCCGAACAGATCGTGCGCATCGAAGGCATGCGACAGGCCATCGCGTCGTCCGGCGGGGTCGCGCGATCGGCTGACGGCTCTGTGCGCGTGCGGGTCGGGCCGGGCGGCCTGCTCGAGCAGCTCGAGATCTCTCCGCGTGCTGTCACCTTGGGGCCGCGGGCAGTGTCGAAGCTGATCGTGGACACGCTGCGCGAAGCGCTTGTCGCTTTGGAGCAGAACGTCGTGTCGGCCGTCGCCGAGGCGGATGCGGGGGCCGCCGGCACCCAGACCCTCGCCGAATTCCGGCGGGGGCTCTCCGGTCCGCTCACCGCGCTCGGCGGCGGCGACAGTCAGACCCGGTGA